From the Clostridium putrefaciens genome, one window contains:
- a CDS encoding aspartate carbamoyltransferase regulatory subunit, translated as MVSINSIRKGIVIDHIKAGLGMKIFKYLGLDTANYTVALIMNAPSSKLNMKDMIKIENELDIDYTVLGILDASITIDIIEDEKIVKKLKLQLPLNVENIIKCKNPRCVTSVENYITQSFYLSDRENSEYRCAYCDEASNLEDI; from the coding sequence ATGGTTTCTATAAATAGTATTAGAAAAGGTATTGTAATAGATCACATAAAAGCTGGACTTGGTATGAAAATATTTAAGTATCTAGGATTAGATACTGCAAATTATACTGTTGCCTTAATTATGAATGCTCCAAGTTCCAAACTTAATATGAAAGATATGATAAAAATAGAGAATGAATTAGATATAGATTATACAGTACTTGGGATTTTGGATGCTTCCATAACCATAGATATAATAGAGGATGAAAAGATAGTAAAAAAATTAAAACTTCAATTACCTCTAAATGTTGAAAATATAATAAAGTGTAAAAATCCAAGATGTGTAACTTCGGTAGAAAATTATATTACTCAAAGCTTTTATTTATCAGATAGAGAAAATAGTGAGTATAGATGTGCTTATTGTGATGAAGCTTCTAATCTTGAAGATATATAA
- the pyrB gene encoding aspartate carbamoyltransferase — protein MLKGRHLIDPMDFTLEEIQEILVLSEEIILNPNDYSDICKGKILANLFYEPSTRTRFSFEAAMLRLGGQVIGFSEAISSSVSKGESIADTIRTVGCYADISAIRHPKEGSSKIASQYSSIPVINAGDGGHQHPTQTLTDLLTIKSIKGNLDNNVIGICGDLKFGRTVHSLIKSMSRYKNNKFVLISPKKLSIPDYISKEVLKKNNIEYLEIEKMDDVIKDLDILYMTRVQKERFFNEDEYLKLKDSYILNKEKMNKAKEDMIVMHPLPRVNEISYEVDEDPRACYFEQAKYGMYARMALIAKLLGVN, from the coding sequence ATGTTAAAAGGAAGACACTTAATTGACCCTATGGATTTTACTCTAGAGGAAATTCAAGAAATACTTGTTCTAAGCGAAGAGATTATTTTAAATCCAAATGATTATTCAGATATTTGTAAAGGTAAAATATTAGCAAATCTATTCTATGAGCCAAGTACTAGAACCAGATTTAGCTTTGAGGCCGCTATGTTAAGACTTGGAGGCCAAGTTATAGGCTTTTCAGAAGCAATTTCCAGTTCTGTATCTAAGGGTGAAAGTATTGCAGACACTATAAGGACTGTAGGCTGCTATGCTGATATATCAGCTATTAGACACCCTAAAGAGGGATCCTCAAAAATTGCATCTCAGTACTCCTCTATTCCAGTAATAAATGCAGGAGATGGAGGACATCAACATCCAACTCAGACACTTACAGATTTACTTACCATAAAAAGCATAAAAGGAAACTTAGATAATAATGTAATTGGTATTTGTGGTGATTTAAAATTTGGAAGAACAGTACACTCTCTAATAAAATCCATGTCTCGATACAAAAACAATAAATTCGTATTAATATCTCCAAAAAAGTTAAGCATACCAGATTATATAAGTAAAGAAGTATTAAAGAAAAACAATATAGAATACCTAGAAATAGAAAAAATGGATGACGTAATAAAAGATTTAGATATTCTTTATATGACAAGAGTTCAAAAAGAAAGATTTTTTAATGAAGATGAGTATTTAAAACTTAAAGACAGTTATATATTAAATAAGGAAAAGATGAATAAAGCTAAAGAAGATATGATAGTTATGCATCCTTTACCAAGAGTTAATGAAATATCCTATGAGGTAGATGAAGATCCAAGGGCTTGTTATTTTGAGCAAGCTAAGTATGGAATGTATGCAAGAATGGCTCTAATAGCTAAGCTTTTGGGGGTGAACTAA
- the pyrF gene encoding orotidine-5'-phosphate decarboxylase, translating to MSIMDKLYEKVEDRGNTCVGLDTSLDYIPLSIKRKFTNYEDMIFNFNKEIIDSTFDRVACFKLQIAYYEAQGIEGLRAYSKTLKYIKEKNSLAIGDIKRGDIKDTAKMYAKAHFEGELEADFITLNPYMGMDSIDPYLPYIKKGDKGVFILLRTSNKGAEDIQYIESKDGKRVYDIVGEKISYMGKEYIGEKGYSQVGAVVGCTHIEEGKGLRKELNNTFFLIPGYGAQGGSAKDVAIYLNKGNGGVVNSSRKIILAYKDHEGEAVGFYARQEVIRMNDEIKDALNI from the coding sequence ATGAGTATAATGGATAAGCTTTACGAAAAGGTTGAAGATAGAGGAAATACTTGTGTAGGTTTAGATACCAGCTTAGATTATATACCTTTATCAATAAAGAGAAAATTTACAAATTATGAAGATATGATATTTAATTTTAATAAAGAGATAATAGACTCAACCTTTGATAGGGTGGCTTGCTTTAAACTTCAGATAGCTTATTATGAGGCGCAAGGTATAGAAGGTTTAAGAGCATACTCAAAGACATTGAAATATATAAAAGAAAAAAACTCTTTAGCTATAGGTGATATAAAAAGAGGCGATATAAAAGATACAGCAAAGATGTATGCCAAAGCGCATTTTGAAGGAGAGTTAGAGGCTGACTTTATAACTTTAAATCCTTATATGGGGATGGATAGCATAGACCCATATCTGCCTTATATAAAAAAAGGAGATAAAGGAGTTTTTATTTTACTTAGAACCTCTAATAAGGGAGCCGAGGATATACAGTATATAGAATCAAAAGATGGGAAAAGGGTATATGATATCGTGGGCGAAAAGATATCTTATATGGGTAAGGAGTATATAGGTGAAAAAGGCTATAGCCAAGTAGGAGCTGTTGTAGGCTGCACTCACATAGAAGAAGGAAAAGGTTTAAGAAAGGAGTTAAATAATACATTCTTTTTAATACCTGGATATGGGGCTCAAGGTGGAAGTGCAAAGGATGTAGCAATTTATTTGAATAAAGGTAATGGTGGAGTTGTGAACTCTTCTAGAAAGATAATTTTAGCTTACAAAGACCATGAGGGAGAAGCGGTAGGATTTTATGCCAGGCAGGAAGTAATAAGAATGAATGATGAAATAAAAGATGCTTTAAACATTTAA
- a CDS encoding dihydroorotate dehydrogenase, whose protein sequence is MMKININGIQFKNPVIAASGTFGFGQEYNDFYDVGKLGAICTKGLTLNPKEGNEGIRSYETPLGMLNSVGLQNIGVEEFVRSELPKMKKLNTNIITNLGGGSIEDYERAIEILNGIDIDMIELNISCPNVKEGGMAFGIKSKVAYDVVSRIKKISKKKIMVKLSPNAEDIVDMAYNCCMAGADSLSLINTLKGMAIDIKSKKPVFNNIFAGLSGPSVKPIALRMVYEVSSKVNIPVVGIGGIGSTEDALEFIMAGATAVQIGTANFYNPRVGIEVVNGIHKYMKEEGIKDLSEIRGIAQI, encoded by the coding sequence ATTATGAAAATAAATATAAATGGTATTCAATTTAAAAATCCTGTTATAGCAGCATCTGGAACCTTTGGATTTGGACAAGAATATAATGATTTTTACGATGTAGGAAAGCTTGGAGCTATATGTACTAAAGGGCTTACTCTAAATCCTAAAGAAGGAAATGAAGGTATTAGATCTTATGAAACTCCTTTAGGAATGTTAAACAGTGTAGGGCTACAAAATATAGGAGTAGAAGAGTTTGTAAGAAGTGAACTTCCTAAAATGAAAAAACTAAATACCAATATAATAACTAATTTAGGTGGAGGATCTATAGAGGACTACGAAAGGGCCATAGAGATTTTAAATGGTATTGATATTGATATGATAGAACTTAACATATCTTGTCCTAATGTAAAAGAGGGGGGCATGGCCTTCGGTATAAAATCTAAAGTCGCTTATGATGTAGTATCTAGAATAAAAAAGATAAGCAAAAAAAAGATAATGGTAAAGTTATCTCCTAATGCCGAGGACATTGTAGATATGGCATATAATTGCTGCATGGCTGGAGCGGACAGTTTGTCATTAATAAATACTTTAAAGGGCATGGCTATAGATATAAAATCAAAGAAACCTGTATTTAATAACATATTTGCTGGGCTATCTGGGCCATCAGTTAAACCTATAGCACTAAGAATGGTTTATGAAGTTTCTTCTAAAGTGAATATACCTGTAGTTGGAATAGGGGGTATAGGATCAACAGAAGACGCACTTGAATTTATAATGGCAGGAGCTACAGCAGTTCAGATAGGAACTGCAAATTTTTATAATCCAAGAGTTGGAATAGAAGTAGTTAATGGCATACATAAGTATATGAAAGAAGAAGGAATAAAGGATTTGTCAGAAATAAGAGGCATAGCACAAATATAA
- a CDS encoding dihydroorotase: MKLLIKNVNIIDYKDNFFGDVYIEEGKITSIGKSIDKRCEIIDGKGYKLLPSFIDLHSHFRYPGYTYKEDLYTGSKAAAKGGYTVVNLMANTNPVCSNIKVLNTIRNKAKEISIIDINQCMSITEDIKGENIDTLKEITRYDDIKFVSDDGKGVSDSKVMIEAMRVCKDKDITMISHAESQELSDIDMRLAENTMTWRDIVLSKFTGVKLHLAHVSTKESMKYVIEAKEEGANVTCEVTPHHIALTSKINYRVNPPLREEEDRKFLIKAIKDGYVDAIATDHAPHSKDDKEKGSSGLIGLESAFNICYTTLVKEEGISINKLSEIMSYNPARIMGLNKGKISIGFDADFVLVDTEKQCEIYEKDIISKSNNTPFIGFKGYGKILATIKGGKFIYKGDI; this comes from the coding sequence ATGAAATTACTTATAAAGAATGTAAATATAATAGATTATAAGGATAACTTTTTCGGAGATGTTTATATAGAAGAAGGGAAGATAACTAGTATAGGTAAAAGTATAGATAAAAGATGCGAAATTATAGATGGAAAAGGATATAAATTGCTTCCGTCTTTTATAGATCTTCATAGTCATTTTAGATATCCAGGGTATACCTATAAAGAAGATTTATATACAGGAAGTAAAGCTGCAGCAAAGGGTGGTTACACAGTAGTGAATCTTATGGCAAATACAAATCCTGTTTGTAGCAATATAAAGGTACTAAATACCATCAGAAATAAGGCTAAAGAAATAAGTATAATTGATATAAATCAGTGCATGTCAATTACAGAGGATATTAAGGGTGAAAATATTGATACCCTTAAAGAAATAACAAGGTATGATGATATTAAATTTGTAAGTGATGACGGTAAAGGTGTATCGGATAGCAAAGTTATGATTGAGGCTATGAGGGTATGCAAAGATAAAGATATTACAATGATTTCACATGCTGAAAGCCAAGAGTTATCAGATATTGATATGAGGCTTGCTGAAAATACTATGACATGGAGAGATATTGTACTTTCTAAATTTACGGGGGTAAAGCTTCACTTAGCACATGTTAGTACAAAAGAATCTATGAAATATGTAATTGAGGCTAAAGAGGAAGGGGCTAATGTAACCTGCGAGGTAACGCCTCATCATATAGCACTTACTTCTAAAATAAACTATAGAGTAAATCCTCCTTTAAGAGAAGAAGAAGATAGAAAGTTTTTGATAAAGGCAATTAAAGATGGGTATGTAGATGCAATAGCTACAGACCACGCACCTCATAGCAAAGATGATAAAGAAAAAGGATCTTCTGGTCTTATAGGACTTGAAAGTGCTTTTAATATATGTTACACCACCTTAGTTAAAGAAGAAGGAATATCTATAAATAAGTTATCAGAAATTATGTCATATAATCCAGCAAGGATAATGGGACTTAACAAGGGGAAAATTAGCATAGGGTTTGACGCAGACTTTGTTTTAGTAGATACAGAAAAACAATGCGAAATATATGAGAAAGATATAATTTCAAAAAGTAACAACACCCCATTTATAGGGTTTAAAGGATATGGAAAAATACTTGCAACTATAAAAGGTGGTAAGTTTATTTATAAAGGAGATATATAG
- the pyrE gene encoding orotate phosphoribosyltransferase: MIIDILKNSKALLEGHFLLSSGMHSNRYCQCAKVLEDPKEAEKVLENVATQLKDIEFDVVVGPAMGGILVAYELARQLQKTCIFTERQDGKMTLKRGFELKKGEKVIISEDVVTTGKSFKETEEVIKSYGAEVVAVACIVDRSNGIIHERPLYSAIKLNVDNYDSDNCPLCKKGIPYIKPGSRDIK; this comes from the coding sequence ATGATTATAGATATATTAAAGAATAGTAAAGCTTTATTAGAAGGTCACTTTTTATTATCATCGGGGATGCATAGCAATAGATATTGCCAGTGCGCAAAGGTATTAGAAGATCCAAAAGAAGCAGAAAAGGTTTTAGAAAATGTAGCAACACAGTTAAAAGATATTGAATTTGATGTTGTGGTTGGTCCTGCTATGGGAGGAATACTTGTAGCTTATGAACTGGCAAGGCAACTTCAAAAGACATGTATCTTCACCGAAAGGCAAGATGGAAAGATGACACTAAAAAGAGGGTTTGAATTAAAAAAGGGAGAAAAGGTTATAATCTCAGAAGACGTAGTAACTACAGGGAAATCTTTTAAAGAAACAGAAGAGGTTATAAAATCATACGGAGCAGAAGTAGTAGCTGTTGCTTGCATAGTGGATAGAAGTAATGGGATAATACACGAAAGACCACTATACAGCGCTATAAAGCTTAACGTAGATAACTATGATTCAGATAATTGCCCTTTGTGTAAAAAAGGTATACCTTATATAAAACCTGGTAGTAGGGATATTAAATAA
- a CDS encoding dihydroorotate dehydrogenase electron transfer subunit, producing MSAYFRKVRVIKNEEIYNNIFSLCVELNEEAENLLAGKFYMLKSEDTETLLPRPISICSFDLNKLEFLYEVVGKGTKSFSTLSTGDYINIIGPLGNGFPTNEAKGKIAIISGGIGIAPMKELIKMLKDSKDVDIIHLYSGFREKSYFMESFKDTADKIYIATDSGKEGHKGFITDIIDYKNYDLVFCCGPLPMMKKAVQSCKECGVKSYISMEGHMACGVGACLVCTCKTKEGNKRTCKDGPVFLGETLEF from the coding sequence ATGAGTGCTTATTTTAGGAAAGTAAGGGTAATAAAAAATGAAGAAATATATAATAATATATTTAGTCTTTGTGTTGAATTGAATGAAGAGGCAGAAAATTTACTTGCAGGTAAGTTTTATATGTTAAAGTCAGAAGATACGGAAACACTTTTACCAAGACCAATAAGTATATGTAGTTTTGATTTAAATAAATTAGAATTTCTTTATGAAGTTGTGGGAAAGGGTACTAAAAGTTTTAGTACCCTTTCTACGGGAGATTATATAAATATAATTGGACCTTTAGGGAACGGATTTCCAACTAATGAAGCTAAAGGAAAGATAGCTATTATATCTGGAGGTATTGGCATAGCACCAATGAAAGAACTCATAAAAATGTTAAAGGATTCAAAGGATGTAGATATAATACACTTATATTCAGGTTTTAGAGAAAAATCATATTTTATGGAAAGCTTTAAAGATACAGCAGACAAAATATATATAGCTACAGATAGTGGAAAAGAAGGACATAAAGGATTTATAACAGATATTATAGATTATAAAAATTATGATTTAGTATTTTGTTGTGGTCCCCTACCTATGATGAAAAAGGCTGTACAAAGCTGCAAGGAATGTGGGGTTAAGTCTTATATATCTATGGAGGGTCATATGGCCTGCGGCGTTGGAGCCTGCCTTGTATGCACATGTAAAACTAAAGAGGGAAATAAAAGAACATGTAAAGATGGACCGGTTTTCTTAGGCGAAACCTTAGAATTTTAA
- a CDS encoding DHHW family protein: MNKVKNTLMISIFVIIIGGFSIGSLLQTDRDVSYIEFRSLTKISRPSKNELLDGTYFSKTDEYMSDQFFQRDKWVKAHILFNINVLKKTKINNVVIGKEGYLLNFNPNIDIDQVKEKSYKSIHSNVTNINELSSYLQNRNSSLCFVSVPVQSKYRYDRYPYFMNNNKEKQNFVEDTFHNLLSENVNFVDMREIFYKNKDDNFYYKTDHHWNMNGAFLGYQSVINKLSERYPSVGKPYNKEDYDIKSYSKFYGSQNRQLSLMFKTDDNIDLWYPKYELPKYKKYGGDGYDNNIFYLDNLNSSNTYATYMNGDQAETIIETNRDELPNALIFGDSFTNPVEPYLSQHFNTTRIIDLRYYKDMSLYEYIDKNNPDIVIMIMNSGDLDGGGGNLNFR; this comes from the coding sequence ATGAATAAAGTAAAAAATACGTTAATGATTTCTATTTTTGTAATTATTATAGGTGGCTTTTCTATAGGAAGCCTTTTACAAACGGATAGGGATGTGTCATATATAGAATTTAGATCTCTAACCAAAATTAGTAGACCATCCAAAAATGAATTATTAGATGGTACTTATTTTAGTAAGACTGATGAATATATGTCTGATCAATTCTTTCAAAGAGATAAGTGGGTAAAAGCACATATTCTTTTTAATATAAATGTGTTGAAGAAGACTAAAATAAACAATGTTGTAATTGGTAAAGAGGGTTATTTGTTAAATTTTAATCCTAATATAGATATTGATCAGGTGAAAGAAAAGTCATATAAAAGCATCCATAGTAATGTCACGAATATAAACGAACTTTCAAGCTATCTTCAAAATAGGAATAGCTCTTTATGTTTTGTTTCTGTTCCTGTTCAATCAAAATATAGGTATGACAGATACCCTTATTTTATGAATAATAATAAAGAAAAGCAAAATTTTGTAGAAGATACATTTCATAATCTTTTAAGTGAAAATGTTAATTTTGTAGATATGAGAGAGATATTTTATAAAAATAAGGATGATAATTTTTACTATAAAACTGATCATCACTGGAATATGAATGGTGCCTTTTTAGGATATCAAAGTGTTATAAATAAGTTATCTGAAAGGTATCCAAGTGTTGGCAAACCATATAATAAAGAAGATTATGATATCAAGTCGTATTCAAAGTTTTATGGGTCACAAAATAGACAGTTATCCCTTATGTTTAAAACTGATGATAATATTGATTTATGGTATCCTAAGTATGAGTTACCTAAGTACAAAAAGTACGGAGGAGATGGATATGATAATAATATCTTTTATCTTGATAATCTAAACTCTAGCAATACATATGCAACTTATATGAATGGTGACCAGGCAGAGACTATAATAGAAACTAACAGAGATGAATTGCCAAATGCTTTGATTTTTGGAGATTCATTTACTAATCCTGTAGAACCATATTTAAGTCAACACTTCAATACTACAAGAATTATTGATTTAAGATACTATAAAGACATGAGTCTTTATGAATATATTGATAAGAATAACCCGGATATAGTAATTATGATTATGAATAGCGGGGATCTTGATGGTGGAGGTGGAAATTTAAATTTCAGGTAA
- a CDS encoding MBOAT family O-acyltransferase: MLFSSLTFVFGFLPMVLFLYYICPKRLRNFVLLVFSLFFYAYGGPKFLIVMLVSIFINYILGIMVDKYREEPFKIKVILFITVFSNLMILIYFKYTNFIVDNISRLLDVNMNINQIVLPIGISFFTFQAMSYVIDVYKERGEVQKNPLNVALYICFFPQLIAGPIVRYETVSNQIRYRKESIPQFVSGIERFIIGLSKKVIIANSMGLIADEIFEIRSAELSIILAWIGAIAYSSQIYFDFSGYSDMAIGLGRMFGFEFLENFNYPYISKSISEFWRRWHISLGTWFRDYVYIPIGGSRGNAFSRHRNLLIVWILTGLWHGASWTFISWGLYFGIIIAIEKAGLEKLLKKMWIPLQHLYTLILVIFGWVLFRSPGITYAINFIKTMIGLNGNELYNSAVMYYIHDYRVEFIIMILACIPFASVIKRKVDLIRIEALRNCLTQIMYPGILGLLLIFTVMNLVNSTFNPFIYFRF; encoded by the coding sequence ATGCTTTTTAGTAGTTTGACATTTGTTTTTGGGTTTTTACCAATGGTATTATTTTTATATTATATATGTCCAAAAAGATTAAGAAATTTTGTACTTCTAGTGTTTAGCTTGTTTTTTTATGCATATGGAGGACCAAAGTTTTTAATTGTAATGTTAGTTTCAATATTTATCAATTATATACTAGGAATAATGGTTGATAAATACAGAGAAGAGCCTTTTAAAATAAAGGTAATCTTATTTATTACAGTGTTTTCAAACTTGATGATTTTAATCTATTTTAAATATACTAACTTTATAGTAGACAATATTAGTAGATTATTAGATGTAAATATGAATATAAATCAAATTGTTCTTCCGATAGGAATATCATTTTTTACATTTCAGGCTATGAGTTATGTAATAGATGTTTACAAAGAACGAGGGGAAGTTCAGAAGAACCCCCTAAATGTAGCTCTTTATATATGCTTTTTCCCACAATTAATTGCGGGACCTATTGTGCGTTATGAGACTGTATCGAATCAAATAAGATATAGAAAAGAAAGTATTCCACAATTTGTTTCAGGGATAGAAAGATTTATTATTGGGTTATCTAAAAAGGTTATCATTGCAAACAGCATGGGACTTATAGCTGATGAAATATTTGAAATAAGGTCAGCAGAATTATCTATAATATTGGCTTGGATAGGTGCTATAGCTTATTCATCGCAAATATACTTTGATTTTTCAGGGTATTCTGATATGGCTATTGGTCTTGGTAGAATGTTTGGATTTGAATTTTTAGAAAATTTTAATTATCCGTACATATCAAAATCTATTTCAGAGTTTTGGAGAAGGTGGCATATTTCACTTGGAACTTGGTTTAGAGATTATGTATATATCCCAATAGGAGGAAGTAGGGGGAATGCATTTTCAAGACACAGGAATTTGCTAATTGTATGGATTTTAACAGGACTATGGCATGGTGCAAGCTGGACATTTATATCTTGGGGATTATATTTTGGTATAATAATTGCAATTGAGAAAGCGGGATTAGAAAAGCTTCTTAAAAAGATGTGGATACCGCTACAACATTTGTATACGTTGATTTTGGTTATATTTGGATGGGTGTTATTTAGATCACCAGGAATTACTTATGCTATAAACTTTATTAAAACAATGATTGGATTAAATGGTAATGAATTATACAATTCTGCAGTAATGTATTATATTCATGATTATCGAGTAGAATTTATTATAATGATACTTGCATGTATTCCATTTGCAAGTGTTATAAAGAGAAAAGTAGATTTAATAAGAATTGAAGCTTTAAGAAACTGCTTAACTCAAATAATGTATCCTGGAATCTTAGGTTTATTATTAATCTTTACGGTTATGAACCTTGTAAATTCTACATTTAATCCATTTATATATTTTAGATTTTAG
- a CDS encoding type IA DNA topoisomerase: protein MGKLILAEKPSVARNIAEALGCKTKKDGYIEGPGYVITWAFGHLLTLYDGKDYDEKLALWDFDYFPYIPGEFKYKIKNDSKNKKVVDKGAKKQLDIISSLINRKDIEEIITATDFDREGELIALLIFKYLNVKKPIQRILINEWTPEEVNKGLNNLKTNAQMSTLQDAGLSRQLADWVIGINFTAVATMKYTRGRGNLLNIGRVLMPTLKLIYDRELEIKNFKPEAFNELFTTFENQFGKYKGKFFHGSKDKFTNKESVIRLKDEVEGKPGVIKSKKVEIKNEYPQALFNLSNLQGFVTSKFNGWTADKVLKVAQSLYEKKYITYPRTESTALEESIKDKAKNVLTILKKDIPFKDEIVFNESKKVFNNEKVESHSAIIPTYIVPKNLDKDEMELYSSIKNRFLSQFMDASQYENTEIVTSVQGDNYERLFVTKGRILINKGWLKLYNEDKKEELLPNISENEKVESSDTTVVSKKSKPPAHYTEKTLLKSMETCGKGNKSQEQDDEESKILYGYSIGTAATRADTINKLKYARYISTKGKSLLITDIGSKLIENFPVKELMDTDYTGRLEKKLYDIEKGSYNKDEFLKEIYNFTRVGVRRIKSNRATIINDTRDVKEIKK, encoded by the coding sequence ATGGGAAAGTTAATATTGGCAGAAAAGCCTTCTGTAGCTAGAAATATAGCAGAAGCACTAGGATGTAAAACTAAAAAAGATGGATATATTGAAGGTCCAGGATATGTAATAACTTGGGCCTTTGGTCATTTATTGACCTTGTATGATGGCAAGGATTATGATGAAAAGTTAGCTTTATGGGATTTTGATTACTTTCCGTATATACCAGGTGAGTTCAAGTATAAAATTAAAAATGACAGTAAAAATAAAAAGGTAGTTGATAAAGGGGCAAAAAAGCAATTAGATATTATAAGCAGCCTTATAAATAGAAAAGATATAGAAGAAATTATAACAGCTACAGATTTTGATAGGGAGGGAGAGCTTATTGCTCTTCTTATATTTAAATACTTAAATGTAAAAAAGCCTATACAGAGGATATTAATTAACGAATGGACGCCAGAAGAGGTTAATAAAGGATTGAACAACTTAAAGACAAATGCTCAAATGAGTACCCTCCAAGATGCTGGACTTAGTAGGCAACTAGCAGACTGGGTTATAGGTATAAACTTCACTGCTGTTGCTACAATGAAGTATACAAGGGGAAGAGGTAACTTACTTAATATTGGAAGAGTACTTATGCCAACACTTAAGTTAATCTATGATAGGGAATTAGAAATAAAGAACTTTAAACCAGAAGCTTTTAATGAATTATTTACTACCTTCGAAAATCAATTTGGAAAGTATAAAGGAAAGTTTTTTCACGGAAGCAAGGATAAGTTTACAAATAAGGAAAGTGTTATTAGATTAAAAGATGAGGTTGAGGGAAAGCCTGGTGTAATAAAGAGCAAAAAAGTTGAGATAAAAAATGAATATCCACAAGCACTATTTAACTTAAGTAATTTGCAAGGATTTGTTACTAGTAAATTCAATGGATGGACGGCTGATAAGGTGTTAAAGGTAGCACAAAGTTTATATGAAAAAAAATACATAACCTATCCTAGAACCGAAAGTACGGCGCTAGAGGAAAGTATTAAGGATAAGGCTAAAAATGTATTAACTATCCTTAAAAAGGATATTCCATTTAAGGATGAAATAGTTTTTAATGAGTCAAAAAAGGTATTTAATAATGAAAAGGTAGAAAGCCATAGTGCTATAATACCAACTTATATTGTTCCTAAAAACTTAGATAAAGATGAAATGGAACTGTATAGTAGTATAAAAAATAGATTTTTATCTCAATTTATGGATGCATCGCAGTATGAAAATACCGAGATTGTAACATCTGTACAGGGAGATAATTATGAAAGGTTATTTGTGACTAAAGGAAGAATACTTATAAATAAAGGTTGGCTTAAGCTTTATAATGAAGATAAAAAGGAAGAACTATTACCAAATATAAGTGAAAATGAGAAGGTTGAAAGTAGTGACACTACTGTTGTTTCTAAAAAGAGTAAGCCACCTGCTCATTATACAGAAAAGACACTTTTAAAATCGATGGAAACCTGCGGTAAAGGAAATAAATCACAAGAGCAAGATGATGAAGAGTCCAAAATATTATATGGATACTCTATAGGTACCGCAGCTACAAGAGCAGATACCATAAATAAGCTAAAGTATGCACGGTATATATCTACAAAAGGAAAATCACTATTAATAACTGATATAGGAAGTAAGCTTATAGAAAACTTTCCAGTAAAAGAATTAATGGATACTGATTATACAGGAAGGCTTGAAAAGAAATTATATGATATAGAAAAAGGAAGTTATAATAAGGATGAGTTCTTAAAAGAAATATATAATTTTACAAGGGTTGGGGTAAGAAGGATAAAATCGAATAGAGCTACTATAATAAATGATACAAGAGACGTGAAAGAAATAAAAAAGTAA
- a CDS encoding HdeD family acid-resistance protein: MKHIKMLSILQGILFLFIGIISFVYPTESLSILSLIFQLLLITLGSIKLIKTLVDKRRFRENYMFILNLFEGIIFIIVAILFYSNENLSILSFSIILGLWCAYISITLFLKSFKGRSVENGYLGIILSFISLCFALMVIFKPYVVFLTLSKLIGIYFICTGIEVLFVTLYIESKLKRLRLLGEDSNEINIDM, from the coding sequence ATGAAGCATATTAAGATGTTATCAATATTGCAAGGTATCTTATTCCTATTTATAGGTATTATAAGCTTTGTATATCCCACAGAATCTCTTTCTATTTTATCATTAATCTTTCAGCTACTCTTGATTACTCTAGGTTCTATAAAACTTATAAAAACTTTAGTAGATAAACGTAGATTCAGAGAAAATTATATGTTTATTTTAAACTTATTCGAAGGGATTATTTTTATTATTGTGGCTATCTTATTTTATTCCAACGAAAACCTATCAATATTATCATTTTCTATCATATTAGGTTTATGGTGTGCTTATATTTCCATAACCTTATTTTTAAAATCCTTTAAAGGAAGAAGTGTTGAAAACGGATATTTAGGTATAATTCTATCCTTCATATCTTTATGTTTTGCCCTAATGGTTATATTTAAACCTTATGTTGTCTTTTTAACCTTATCAAAATTAATTGGTATATATTTTATATGTACGGGTATAGAGGTTTTATTTGTCACTTTATATATTGAAAGCAAGCTAAAAAGATTAAGGCTTTTGGGTGAAGATTCTAATGAAATTAATATTGATATGTAA